The sequence below is a genomic window from Clostridia bacterium.
GCAAGGATTCATATTCTTGCCGTAGCCAAAGCGAGGATTTTCGATCACCCGCAGGTAGTCTTCCGGGTATGGTTGCACGTGTAGTTTCACCCCCAACTGTCGGGCCAGGTCAACCACGTAGTCGGGAGCTTCGGTACCGTTCTTAGATTGATAAAAGGGGCTGGTGAAATGCAAGGCCTCCACCGTGGCGCCTGCTTCCTGAGCCACCTTTACTGCTAGTGCACTATCCAAACCGCCTGAAAACAGGGCGAGACCTTTCATCTCATGTACCTCCTTCTTCCAGACCGTAATCCTATTAGGGTGGGGCGCTGTTCCTTCGCTCCGTAATCCTTTGCGGAGCCACCCATCCTTGCTGTCCAATCTTAAATCTTAACCAGATTACTCGGAATTGTAAACAGGCGCTTTTATGACCATAAAAATTTGCTCCTAGAAGGATTTTAAGTCTAGCGTGCCGAATACTAAATTGTACTTAATCAGAATTGCATATGAATCTCCGAGCCAGGAAGGCCTAAAGGCTAAACGATAGCTTATGGCGCCTGGCCTGAGCCTTAGAGCTCACGGGGTGCAGGGACTTCGGTCCAACCGGAAACGGCTGCGCCTCCACGTATGGGAAGGAGATATGTTTACCCTGTATCCTCCCCATACAGGGTTTTTTCATGCTAGGGGGCGGAAATTTGTTAGAGGCGGCAGGCATTATTCTCTCCGGCGGCAAGAATTCGCGCATGCGCGCCAACAAGGCCTTTTTAACCGTAGGAGAGCAGCGTATCATCGATAAGACTGTGTTCCTGTTTAAGAGGATCTTCCCCCAAGTGATCGTGGTTACCAATCAACCCGAAGCCTATGCCTATCTAGGAGTTGAGCTAGCCCGGGATCGGGTGCTGGGCATGGGACCGTTGAGCGGTATGGAGGCGGGCCTAAAGGTCTCTTCCTATTTTTACAATTTCCTTGTGGCCTGCGATATGCCCTTCATCAACTCTAGGTTTATAGAGTTATTGCTGGAGAGAACTGTCGATGAGAAGGGCCAAACCTACGATGTGGTAATTCCGCGGATGGCTGACGGGCGATTGCAGCCCCTTTATGCCGTTTATTCCAAGAATTGCCTTGCGCCCATTAAGGCTTGCCTGGATAGAGGCATTTCGAAAATTCTTGAGTTCTACACTCAGATCCGGATACGGTATGTCGAGGAAGCAGAGCTGGCTGCCTATGGGGACGTGAAAGCTACCTTCTTTAACGTCAACACTCCCGATGATCTGACCAAGGCGCAAGCCATGGCCCAGCTGCTGGGCGATTGAGTGCTGGGCAGAGCCGAAGCCAGCCGCTTCCCCCATCACTGGAGGCCGAGATGAGCGCTAAGTGGCTCCGCGCAGGATAACAAATCTTTTTCTGGAAAAGAGAGGACAATGGCTATGCAGAAGGTAAGGGTTGAAGAAGCGGTGGGGATGGTGCTGGGCCACGATCTGACCAAGATCATACCTGGCCAGTCCAAGCGGGCAGCCTTCAAAAAGGGTCATATTATCCAACCCGAAGACATTCCTCAACTTTTGGATATGGGTAAAGAGCACCTGTACGTGTTGGACCTAGGCGAAGACCTGGTTCACGAGGATGAAGCTGCCCAGCGGATAGCCCGGGCCGCGGTGGAAAAGCCTCGCCCTGACGGCTCTCCCGACGGGGTTGGATTTGTCATCAGCTCTCCCTCCGAGGGTAAAGTCAATATTACCACCGCCCACCGAGGGCTGTTGCAGGTGAGGGCGGAGCTGGTGGATGCCATTAACTCTATCGATGACGTGGTTCTGGCGACCTTGGGCAACAACCTACCGGTGGAAAAAGGCGAGCTGGTGGCTGGTTCCCGGGTCATACCGCTGGCTATCCCCAAAGCGGCCATTATCAAGGTGGAGGCCATATGTGCCCAGGCGGGGCCGGCGTTGGACCTTTTGCCTTACCGCACCCATCGGGTGGGGATAGTCACTACCGGCAACGAGGTATTTTCGGGCCGGATCCAGGATGGCTTTGGGCCAGCCATCAAGAAGAAGCTGGCCCAGTACCCGGCGGAAATATTGGGACAGGAAATCGTTCCCGATGACGCCCAGCGCATTCGGGAAGCCATTTTTAGGTTCAGGCAACAAGGGGCCACCCTAATCCTGGTGACCGGAGGAATGTCGGTAGATCCCGACGATGTTACCCCCAGCGCCATCCGGTCTACCGGCGCCGAAGTGGTTACTTATGGAGTGCCGGTGCTCCCCGGGGCCATGCTCCTGGTAGCCTACCTGGAGGGCTTGCCGCTTGTAGGAGTGCCTGGGTGCGTTATGTACGACAAGACCACCGCCTTTGACTTGGTGCTGCCGCGGCTGTTTGCGGGAAAAAAGATTACCAAGCCGGAGCTAGTAAAGCTGGGCTATCGGGGACTGTGCCGCAAGTGTGAGGTTTGTGTCTGGCCCCGCTGCAGCTTCGGGCAGGGGGAGGCGTAGAATGCCGTGCAGCAAATGCTGGCGCTGGAAGCGGCGCAAGAATTGGTATTGAGTCGGGTTCGGCTTTTGAAATCAGAGGTTGTGCCCCTGACCCAAGCCAGCGGTCGGGTATTGGCCCAGGATATAAAGGCGAAGGATCCCCTGCCGCCCTTCAACCGTAGCGCTGTGGACGGCTATGCTGTAGTTGCCCAAGCTACCCAAGGTGCTTCGCCTCAAGCTCCGGTGACCTTACAGGTCATTGAAGAGGTGGCGGCTGGGTACGTAGCCACAAAAAAGGTATCTTGGGGGACCGCCATCCGCATTTTGACCGGGGCGCCGGTTCCGGAG
It includes:
- a CDS encoding molybdenum cofactor guanylyltransferase, which translates into the protein MLEAAGIILSGGKNSRMRANKAFLTVGEQRIIDKTVFLFKRIFPQVIVVTNQPEAYAYLGVELARDRVLGMGPLSGMEAGLKVSSYFYNFLVACDMPFINSRFIELLLERTVDEKGQTYDVVIPRMADGRLQPLYAVYSKNCLAPIKACLDRGISKILEFYTQIRIRYVEEAELAAYGDVKATFFNVNTPDDLTKAQAMAQLLGD
- a CDS encoding molybdopterin-binding protein, whose translation is MQKVRVEEAVGMVLGHDLTKIIPGQSKRAAFKKGHIIQPEDIPQLLDMGKEHLYVLDLGEDLVHEDEAAQRIARAAVEKPRPDGSPDGVGFVISSPSEGKVNITTAHRGLLQVRAELVDAINSIDDVVLATLGNNLPVEKGELVAGSRVIPLAIPKAAIIKVEAICAQAGPALDLLPYRTHRVGIVTTGNEVFSGRIQDGFGPAIKKKLAQYPAEILGQEIVPDDAQRIREAIFRFRQQGATLILVTGGMSVDPDDVTPSAIRSTGAEVVTYGVPVLPGAMLLVAYLEGLPLVGVPGCVMYDKTTAFDLVLPRLFAGKKITKPELVKLGYRGLCRKCEVCVWPRCSFGQGEA